The following proteins come from a genomic window of Populus nigra chromosome 6, ddPopNigr1.1, whole genome shotgun sequence:
- the LOC133697112 gene encoding mitochondrial outer membrane protein porin of 36 kDa has product MGKGPGLYLDIGKKARDLLYKDYQSDHKFTVTTYTSAGVAITSTGIKKGELFLADISSQLKNKNITTDVKVDTNSNLLTTITIDEPAPGLKTIFSFKVPDQRSGKVELQYQHEYAGISTSLGLTANPIVNFSGVVGSNVVALGTDLSFDTATGNFTKCNAGLSYTNSDLIASLTVNDKGDTLSASYYHTVSPLTSTAVGAELTHSFSSNENILTIGTQHALDPLTTVKARLNNYGKVSALIQNEWRPKSLFTISGEVDTKAIEKSAKVGLALSLKP; this is encoded by the exons atgggaaAAGGCCCAGGTCTCTACCTCGATATTGGCAAGAAAGCCAGAG ATCTTCTCTACAAGGATTACCAGAGCGACCACAAGTTCACTGTCACTACTTACACTTCCGCTGgagtt GCAATTACTTCAACTGGGATCAAGAAAGGGGAGCTGTTTTTAGCGGATATCAGCAGTCAGCTAAAGAACAAGAACATCACAACTGATGTAAAAGTGGACACAAACTCCAAT CTTCTCACAACTATTACTATTGACGAACCTGCTCCTGGGCTCAAGACAATCTTTAGCTTCAAAGTTCCTGATCAGAGATCTGGCAAG GTGGAACTCCAGTACCAGCATGAGTATGCTGGAATTAGTACTAGCCTTGGGTTGACTGCCAATCCCATTGTTAACTTCTCAGGTGTGGTTGGGAGCAATGTTGTTGCTCTGGGGACTGATCTCTCATTTGATACTGCCACTGGGAACTTTACTAAATGCAACGCAGGGTTGAGTTATACGAATTCTGACCTAATTGCTTCCCTGACAGT TAATGATAAGGGAGACACCCTTAGTGCTTCCTACTACCACACAGTGAGTCCATTGACTAGTACAGCTGTTGGTGCGGAGCTGACCCATAGCTTTTCAAGCAATGAAAACATATTGACCATTGGCACGCAGCATGCACTTGACCCGCTGACTACAGTGAAGGCTCGGTTGAACAACTATGGGAAAGTGAGTGCTCTTATCCAGAATGAGTGGCGCCCTAAGTCTCTATTCACAATCTCAGGGGAGGTTGATACGAAGGCAATTGAAAAGAGTGCTAAGGTTGGATTGGCCTTGTCTCTCAAGCCCTAG